Proteins encoded by one window of Cellvibrio sp. KY-GH-1:
- the ureC gene encoding urease subunit alpha translates to MSKRAYADMFGPTVGDRVRLADTELWIEVEQDHTIYGEEVKFGGGKVIRDGMGQSQSSCADTPDTVITNALILDHWGIVKADIAIKNGRISAIGKAGNPDIQPGITIEIGPGTEIIAGEGNIVTAGGIDAHIHFICPQQVEEALMSGVTTMIGGGTGPATGTNATTCTPGPWHIGKMLQAAESFPMNFGFLGKGNASLPQALEEQVKAGVMGLKLHEDWGTSPASIDCCLSVAEKYDIQIAIHTDTLNESGFVEDTIAAFKGRTIHTYHTEGAGGGHAPDIIKACGLDNVLPSSTNPTRPYTINTVDEHLDMLMVCHHLDPSIPEDVAFADSRIRKETIAAEDILHDLGAFSMISSDSQAMGRVGEVITRTWQTAHKMRVQRGSLPEDMIDGVPTGHDNFRAKRYIAKYTINPAIAHGISHEVGSIEVGKLADLVLWKPAFFATKPALIIKGGAIAAAPMGDPNASIPTPQPVHYRLMYGAYGKACVQTSLTFVSQAGIDAGIAKTFGLERPLSAVKNCRSVKKADMVLNNYQPVMEVDPETYEVKADGVVLTCEPAEVLPLAQRYYLF, encoded by the coding sequence ATGAGCAAACGCGCCTACGCCGATATGTTCGGCCCTACGGTAGGCGACCGGGTGCGTTTGGCGGACACCGAGCTTTGGATTGAGGTGGAGCAAGACCACACCATTTACGGCGAGGAAGTAAAATTTGGCGGCGGCAAGGTAATCCGCGACGGTATGGGCCAGAGCCAATCCAGCTGCGCCGATACGCCCGATACCGTAATCACCAATGCGCTGATTCTCGATCACTGGGGCATAGTCAAAGCCGATATCGCCATTAAAAATGGCCGCATCAGCGCCATCGGCAAGGCGGGCAACCCGGATATCCAACCCGGTATCACCATTGAGATTGGACCAGGCACCGAAATTATTGCCGGCGAAGGCAATATAGTTACCGCCGGCGGAATCGATGCGCACATTCACTTCATCTGCCCGCAGCAGGTTGAAGAGGCCTTAATGAGCGGCGTGACCACCATGATTGGCGGCGGCACCGGGCCGGCTACCGGCACCAACGCCACCACCTGCACGCCCGGGCCATGGCATATCGGCAAGATGCTGCAAGCGGCAGAATCCTTCCCGATGAATTTTGGTTTTCTCGGCAAGGGCAATGCGAGCCTGCCGCAAGCATTGGAAGAACAAGTCAAAGCGGGTGTGATGGGACTCAAGCTGCACGAAGACTGGGGCACCTCGCCCGCGTCTATCGACTGCTGTTTAAGCGTGGCCGAAAAGTACGATATTCAAATCGCCATTCACACCGACACGCTCAACGAATCCGGTTTTGTGGAAGACACTATCGCCGCCTTTAAAGGCCGCACCATCCACACCTATCACACCGAAGGCGCCGGTGGCGGCCACGCGCCCGATATCATCAAGGCCTGCGGTCTGGATAATGTGCTGCCCTCCTCCACCAACCCTACGCGCCCCTACACCATCAACACCGTGGATGAGCATTTGGACATGCTGATGGTCTGCCACCATTTGGACCCGAGCATTCCCGAAGACGTCGCCTTTGCCGATTCGCGCATCCGCAAAGAGACCATCGCCGCCGAGGATATTCTGCATGACCTGGGCGCCTTCTCGATGATTTCCTCCGACTCCCAAGCCATGGGCCGCGTGGGCGAAGTCATCACCCGCACCTGGCAAACCGCGCACAAAATGCGCGTGCAGCGCGGCAGCCTGCCGGAGGATATGATCGATGGCGTACCCACCGGTCACGATAACTTCCGCGCGAAACGCTACATCGCCAAATACACCATCAACCCCGCCATCGCCCACGGCATCAGCCACGAAGTCGGCTCAATTGAAGTGGGCAAGCTGGCCGACCTGGTGCTTTGGAAGCCGGCATTTTTCGCCACCAAACCGGCGCTGATTATTAAAGGTGGCGCCATTGCCGCCGCACCCATGGGCGACCCCAATGCCTCCATCCCTACGCCGCAACCTGTGCACTATCGGCTGATGTACGGCGCCTATGGCAAAGCCTGCGTGCAAACCTCGCTGACCTTTGTCTCCCAAGCGGGAATTGATGCGGGCATCGCCAAAACCTTTGGTCTGGAGCGACCGCTCTCGGCGGTAAAAAATTGTCGCAGCGTGAAAAAAGCCGACATGGTGCTCAACAACTATCAACCGGTTATGGAAGTTGATCCTGAGACCTATGAAGTAAAAGCCGATGGCGTGGTACTGACCTGCGAACCGGCGGAAGTTTTACCGCTGGCACAGCGTTACTATTTATTTTAA
- the ureE gene encoding urease accessory protein UreE — MLEAHEIVQGESLQTSMAIELGFDDRQKSRHKGVTQCGRDIGWFIERGRVLKEGDFLKCTSGELIRIVSAQESVSTVYAKSALDLTRAAYHLGNRHVPLQITDTFLRYQHDHVLDEMVKGLGLGVENEQAPFQPEAGAYAAGHSGHSHAHGHSHDHSHGHSHSHGHSHSHRENLILRPLNNHKHNHDH; from the coding sequence ATGTTAGAAGCTCACGAAATTGTTCAGGGTGAATCACTGCAAACCTCAATGGCAATCGAATTGGGGTTTGATGATCGCCAAAAAAGCCGCCATAAAGGTGTGACCCAATGTGGTCGGGATATCGGCTGGTTTATCGAGCGCGGTCGCGTGCTCAAAGAGGGCGATTTTTTAAAATGCACCTCGGGCGAATTGATTCGGATTGTGTCGGCGCAGGAGAGCGTCAGCACCGTCTACGCCAAGAGCGCGCTGGATTTAACCCGCGCGGCTTATCATTTGGGTAATCGCCATGTGCCGCTGCAAATTACCGATACTTTTTTGCGCTACCAACACGACCATGTGTTGGATGAAATGGTGAAAGGTTTGGGCCTGGGTGTTGAAAACGAACAGGCGCCCTTCCAACCCGAGGCGGGCGCTTATGCGGCGGGGCACAGCGGGCATTCACACGCACATGGACATTCACATGATCATTCACACGGGCACTCACACAGTCACGGGCACTCACATAGCCATCGCGAGAATTTAATTCTGCGCCCGCTTAACAATCACAAGCACAACCATGATCACTGA
- a CDS encoding urease accessory protein UreF: protein MFHLSSPALPVGAYAYSQGLEYAIDSGQLKTAEDVAAWLRGVLHHGFGKLDLPVLMAAYSAWEAEDFAAVNEWNFFLRACRETSELLLEDEQLGVALQRLLLDLGAPAGAIQSLKAKPAFAIMFALAGQHWKIPRADLMHSFAYSWLENQVAAATKILPLGQTAAQKLLLQILPEIPAAIAAAQALPLEDIGASLPGQVMASSLHEYQYSRLFRS, encoded by the coding sequence ATGTTTCACTTATCCAGCCCGGCGCTGCCGGTGGGTGCTTACGCCTATTCGCAGGGATTGGAATATGCCATCGACAGCGGCCAATTAAAAACCGCTGAGGATGTCGCCGCCTGGCTGCGCGGCGTGTTACACCACGGCTTTGGCAAATTGGATTTACCGGTATTAATGGCCGCCTATAGCGCCTGGGAAGCCGAGGATTTTGCAGCGGTAAATGAATGGAATTTTTTCCTGCGCGCCTGCCGCGAAACCAGCGAATTATTATTGGAAGATGAACAGCTCGGCGTTGCATTGCAGCGTTTGCTGTTGGATTTGGGCGCGCCTGCCGGTGCGATTCAATCACTCAAGGCCAAACCGGCATTTGCAATTATGTTTGCCCTGGCCGGCCAGCACTGGAAAATTCCGCGCGCGGATTTGATGCACAGTTTTGCCTATAGCTGGTTAGAGAACCAAGTGGCAGCTGCCACCAAAATTTTGCCGCTCGGGCAAACCGCCGCGCAAAAATTATTGCTGCAGATATTGCCGGAAATACCGGCCGCAATCGCCGCAGCTCAGGCACTGCCCCTTGAGGATATAGGTGCGAGTTTGCCCGGGCAAGTGATGGCGTCCAGCTTGCATGAATATCAGTACTCACGGCTGTTTCGCTCTTAA